Proteins from one uncultured Cohaesibacter sp. genomic window:
- the moeB gene encoding molybdopterin-synthase adenylyltransferase MoeB gives MLSKDELERYARHILLRDVGGPGQQKLKAAKVLVVGAGGLGSPLLAYLAAAGVGTLGIVDDDTVALSNLQRQIIHDSEAVGTLKVESAETSLARINPHVVVQPHAMRLDAANGKTLLQSYDLVVDGTDNFDTRYLVAELCEEACKPLITGAVGMFDGSITTLKPYEMDAQGSLNPRYQDLFPNRPAPGSIPACSEAGILGALTGVIGSMMALEIIKEIVGLGEGLVGRLILYDARASRFETIRYRRRKE, from the coding sequence TGGAACGCTACGCCCGACACATTCTGCTAAGGGATGTGGGCGGTCCGGGCCAGCAAAAGCTGAAAGCAGCCAAGGTGCTAGTGGTCGGGGCTGGAGGGCTTGGCTCGCCTCTTCTGGCCTATCTGGCCGCGGCGGGGGTTGGAACTCTTGGCATCGTGGATGATGACACAGTAGCCCTCTCCAATCTGCAAAGGCAGATCATTCATGATAGTGAAGCGGTTGGCACGTTGAAGGTGGAGAGCGCAGAAACCAGCCTTGCGCGCATCAATCCTCATGTGGTGGTGCAGCCTCATGCCATGCGTCTTGATGCGGCAAACGGCAAGACGCTGCTGCAGTCCTACGACCTGGTGGTCGATGGCACAGACAATTTTGACACACGCTATTTGGTGGCAGAACTATGTGAAGAGGCCTGCAAGCCTCTGATCACGGGTGCGGTGGGCATGTTTGATGGATCGATCACCACGCTGAAACCCTATGAGATGGATGCACAAGGCAGCCTCAACCCGCGTTATCAAGATCTGTTCCCGAACCGGCCTGCGCCGGGCTCCATTCCCGCCTGTTCCGAAGCGGGCATTCTTGGCGCACTGACTGGCGTCATCGGCTCCATGATGGCGCTTGAGATCATCAAGGAGATTGTGGGCCTTGGGGAAGGGCTCGTTGGCCGCCTCATCCTGTATGATGCGCGGGCGAGCCGCTTTGAAACCATCCGCTATCGGCGCCGTAAGGAGTGA
- a CDS encoding D-glycerate dehydrogenase — protein MARQKPIVVVTRKLPAAVETRMRELFDTRLKEDEKPMSQAQLVEAVKHADILVPTVTDRIDAHLLSQAGENLKLIANFGNGIDNIDVLSANARNITVTNTPGVLTEDTADMAMSLILAVPRRFAEGMLYLKEHKDWPGWSPTWMLGKRVWGKRLGIIGMGRIGQAVARRAKAFGMQIHYHNRRRLSEDVEYELEATYWESLDQMLARMDVISIHCPHTPATYHLLSARRLKLVNKDAYIVNTARGEVIDEQTLARLIENGDIAGAGLDVFENEPKINPKLARSERVVLMPHMGSATEEGRMDMGEKVIINIKAFIDGHRPPDRVLPSMV, from the coding sequence ATGGCGAGACAAAAGCCGATTGTGGTCGTTACCCGCAAACTCCCAGCTGCTGTGGAAACGCGGATGCGCGAATTGTTTGATACGCGTCTGAAGGAAGATGAAAAGCCGATGAGTCAGGCGCAACTGGTCGAGGCGGTCAAACATGCCGATATTCTTGTGCCAACGGTTACCGACCGCATCGACGCGCATCTTCTCTCGCAGGCGGGAGAAAATCTCAAGCTGATCGCCAATTTCGGCAATGGTATCGACAATATCGATGTCCTGTCAGCCAATGCCCGCAACATCACCGTGACCAACACGCCCGGCGTTCTGACCGAAGACACAGCCGACATGGCCATGTCGCTCATTCTGGCGGTACCAAGGCGCTTTGCGGAGGGCATGCTCTATTTGAAAGAACATAAGGACTGGCCGGGCTGGTCTCCCACTTGGATGTTGGGCAAGCGCGTCTGGGGCAAGCGGCTGGGCATCATCGGCATGGGGCGCATCGGGCAGGCCGTGGCGCGACGGGCCAAGGCCTTCGGCATGCAGATCCATTATCACAATCGGCGGCGCCTCTCAGAAGATGTGGAATATGAACTGGAAGCGACCTACTGGGAGAGTCTTGACCAGATGCTGGCGCGGATGGATGTCATATCGATTCACTGCCCCCATACGCCAGCCACCTATCATCTGCTCTCGGCCCGACGACTCAAGCTGGTCAACAAAGACGCCTATATCGTCAACACGGCGCGTGGCGAGGTGATTGACGAGCAGACACTGGCCCGCCTGATCGAGAATGGCGACATCGCCGGTGCCGGGCTTGATGTGTTCGAGAATGAGCCCAAGATCAACCCAAAGCTGGCCAGATCGGAGCGCGTGGTGCTCATGCCTCACATGGGTTCGGCCACCGAAGAGGGCCGCATGGATATGGGGGAAAAGGTGATCATCAATATCAAGGCTTTCATTGATGGGCACAGGCCACCGGACAGGGTGTTGCCATCCATGGTGTGA
- a CDS encoding SH3 domain-containing protein, whose translation MKKRPFIAQWIAAICLIAIADLPAHAQGTTIGPSGLKIPRFVSLKSDRVNVRGGPSTDHKVKWVFRRAGLPVEIVHEFENWRQIRDSEGEEGWVYHSLLSGRRTALVSPWQTAGTLVDLLRNPTEDAPVTAKAQVGVQVDITECERGWCEVAVQSYSGWLKANLLWGVYPNEEIN comes from the coding sequence ATGAAAAAGAGACCGTTCATTGCACAATGGATTGCGGCGATATGCTTGATCGCCATCGCTGACCTGCCAGCCCATGCTCAGGGCACCACCATAGGGCCGTCCGGGCTGAAGATTCCCAGGTTTGTCTCTCTCAAGTCTGATCGCGTCAATGTACGGGGTGGTCCATCCACGGACCATAAGGTGAAATGGGTTTTCCGTCGCGCCGGCCTGCCGGTGGAAATCGTGCATGAGTTTGAAAACTGGCGCCAGATTCGCGATTCCGAAGGGGAAGAAGGCTGGGTCTACCATTCCCTTCTTTCCGGGCGACGCACAGCCCTTGTCAGCCCCTGGCAGACTGCAGGCACCTTGGTGGACCTGCTCAGAAACCCGACCGAAGATGCGCCGGTGACGGCCAAGGCTCAGGTTGGCGTGCAGGTGGATATCACAGAGTGTGAAAGAGGCTGGTGTGAAGTCGCCGTGCAGAGCTACAGCGGCTGGCTGAAGGCAAATCTCCTGTGGGGTGTCTATCCCAATGAAGAGATCAACTGA
- the pnp gene encoding polyribonucleotide nucleotidyltransferase, with translation MFDIQREEIDWGGQKLVLETGQIARQADGAVLASLGETSVLATVVSAKQPKPGLDFFPLTVNYQEKTYAAGKIPGGYFKREGRPSEKETLTSRLIDRPIRPLFVDGYKCETQVIITVVSHDMVNDPDILAMVAASAALTLSGVPFMGPIGGARVGLINDEFVLNPAIDSMEDSKLDLVVAGTNDAVLMVESEAQNLSEETMLKAVMFGHAGFQPVIDAIIRLAEKAAKEPREFSMPDYSELAAKVEDIAGEDLQAAFKIAAKTERYAAVDAAKEKVMATLCNPEDENAADAVVVGDLFKKAEAKIVRGQIIKTGGRIDGRDLKTVRPIVSEVGKLPRTHGSALFTRGETQALVVATLGTGDDEQFVDSLAGTYKETFLLHYNFPPFSVGEAGRIGSPGRREIGHGKLAWRAVHPMLPAHHEFPYTLRVVSDITESNGSSSMATVCGTSLALMDAGVPLKAPVAGIAMGLIKEGDEFAVLSDILGDEDHLGDMDFKVAGTSEGITSLQMDIKIDGITEEIMKVALEQAKGGRLHILGEMGKALGEARAEVGEFAPRIETLKIPVDKIREVIGSGGKVIREIVEKTGAKVDISDDGTIKVASSDGAAITAAINWINSIAAEPEVGVIYKGKVVKTVDFGAFVNFFGARDGLVHISQLTPQRTNKVTDVVKEGDSVFVKLLGFDDRGKVRLSMKVVDQETGEEIKQEEKKAD, from the coding sequence ATGTTCGATATTCAACGTGAAGAAATCGATTGGGGCGGGCAGAAGCTCGTTCTGGAAACCGGTCAAATTGCGCGTCAGGCTGACGGCGCAGTTCTGGCTTCCCTTGGCGAAACCTCTGTTCTTGCGACCGTTGTGTCTGCAAAACAGCCTAAGCCGGGCCTCGACTTCTTCCCGCTTACCGTCAACTATCAGGAAAAGACCTACGCTGCCGGTAAAATTCCGGGTGGCTACTTCAAACGTGAAGGCCGTCCAAGCGAAAAAGAAACCCTCACCTCTCGTCTGATCGACCGTCCGATCCGTCCGCTGTTCGTTGATGGTTACAAATGCGAGACCCAGGTCATCATCACCGTTGTCAGCCATGACATGGTCAATGACCCGGACATTCTGGCCATGGTTGCCGCTTCCGCAGCGCTGACCCTTTCCGGTGTTCCTTTCATGGGCCCGATCGGCGGTGCCCGTGTTGGTCTCATCAATGACGAATTCGTTCTCAACCCGGCCATCGACTCGATGGAAGATTCCAAGCTGGATCTGGTTGTTGCCGGTACCAACGATGCCGTTCTGATGGTTGAATCCGAAGCTCAGAACCTGTCTGAGGAAACCATGCTGAAGGCCGTGATGTTCGGTCATGCAGGCTTCCAGCCGGTTATCGACGCCATCATCCGCCTTGCTGAAAAAGCAGCCAAAGAGCCTCGCGAATTCTCCATGCCGGATTATTCCGAGCTGGCTGCCAAGGTTGAAGACATCGCTGGTGAAGACCTTCAGGCTGCTTTCAAGATTGCTGCCAAGACTGAACGCTATGCTGCTGTTGATGCGGCAAAAGAAAAAGTCATGGCAACCCTTTGCAATCCGGAAGACGAAAATGCAGCTGATGCTGTTGTCGTTGGCGATCTGTTCAAAAAGGCCGAAGCCAAGATCGTTCGTGGCCAGATCATCAAGACCGGTGGTCGTATCGATGGTCGCGATCTGAAGACCGTTCGCCCGATCGTTTCCGAAGTTGGCAAGCTGCCTCGTACCCATGGTTCTGCGCTGTTCACCCGTGGTGAAACGCAGGCTCTGGTGGTTGCGACCCTTGGCACCGGTGATGACGAACAGTTCGTCGATTCTCTGGCTGGCACCTACAAAGAAACCTTCCTGCTGCATTACAACTTCCCTCCGTTCTCTGTTGGTGAAGCTGGCCGCATCGGGTCTCCAGGCCGTCGTGAAATCGGTCATGGCAAGCTGGCATGGCGCGCAGTGCATCCTATGCTGCCTGCCCATCATGAATTCCCATACACCCTGCGTGTTGTTTCCGACATCACCGAATCCAACGGTTCCTCTTCCATGGCAACCGTTTGCGGCACCTCTCTGGCGCTGATGGATGCTGGTGTTCCTCTGAAGGCTCCTGTTGCCGGTATCGCAATGGGCCTGATCAAGGAAGGCGACGAGTTTGCCGTTCTCTCCGACATCCTTGGTGACGAAGATCACCTCGGCGACATGGACTTCAAGGTTGCCGGTACCTCGGAAGGCATCACCTCCCTGCAGATGGACATCAAGATCGACGGTATCACCGAAGAGATCATGAAGGTTGCTCTGGAACAGGCCAAAGGTGGTCGTCTGCACATTCTGGGCGAAATGGGCAAGGCTCTGGGCGAAGCACGCGCTGAAGTTGGCGAATTCGCACCACGCATCGAAACCCTGAAGATCCCTGTCGACAAGATCCGTGAAGTCATCGGTTCTGGCGGTAAGGTCATCCGTGAGATCGTCGAAAAAACCGGCGCCAAGGTCGACATCAGCGACGACGGCACCATCAAGGTTGCTTCTTCTGACGGCGCAGCCATCACCGCAGCGATCAACTGGATCAACTCCATTGCAGCTGAACCTGAAGTTGGCGTTATCTACAAAGGCAAGGTTGTCAAAACCGTTGACTTTGGTGCTTTCGTGAACTTCTTCGGCGCACGCGATGGTCTGGTTCATATCTCCCAGCTGACCCCACAGCGCACCAACAAGGTGACCGACGTTGTGAAAGAAGGCGATAGCGTCTTCGTCAAGCTGCTCGGCTTTGATGATCGCGGCAAGGTTCGCCTGTCCATGAAAGTGGTTGATCAGGAAACCGGCGAAGAAATCAAACAGGAAGAAAAGAAAGCCGACTAA
- the rpsO gene encoding 30S ribosomal protein S15: protein MSITAERKQELIKEYATKDGDTGSPEVQVAVLTERIVNLTEHFKSHKKDNHSRRGLLKLVSQRRKLLDYVKAKDVARYQSLIERLGLRR, encoded by the coding sequence ATGTCGATTACTGCTGAACGCAAGCAAGAGCTGATCAAGGAATATGCCACCAAAGATGGCGATACCGGTTCCCCAGAGGTACAGGTCGCTGTTCTTACCGAGCGGATCGTCAACTTGACCGAGCACTTCAAGTCTCACAAGAAAGACAACCACTCCCGTCGTGGCCTTCTGAAACTGGTTTCCCAGCGTCGTAAGCTGCTTGACTATGTCAAAGCAAAAGACGTGGCACGTTACCAGTCGCTGATCGAACGCCTCGGACTGCGTCGTTAA
- the truB gene encoding tRNA pseudouridine(55) synthase TruB, giving the protein MSEDMQQAGSASEEQTSEAPKPKKKKKQQFRAKRRTDVHGWIALDKPLNMTSTQAVGAIKRIFNVKKAGHAGTLDPLASGCLPIAIGEGTKTVSFVMDGYKEYEFTVRWGEETSTDDAEGELIDSSAHRPTEEEIEEALEHFSGEIMQVPPAFSAIKVNGERAYDLARDGEEVKLAARPVTIHHLELLEAPDEDTAVFVAECSKGTYVRSLARDIGRHLGTRGHVVALRRLISGPFTEEMLISLDDLEQLSHSAPGEPGLASALLPVETALDDIPALAINRNAAARLRRGQSVLLRGQEAPIDGHVAAMNAGLLVAICEVIEGELWPRRVFNLPEHPPVFSSDAEPKN; this is encoded by the coding sequence ATGAGCGAAGATATGCAGCAGGCGGGCTCCGCATCTGAAGAACAGACAAGCGAAGCCCCGAAACCGAAGAAGAAAAAGAAGCAACAATTCCGCGCCAAGCGCCGGACCGACGTGCATGGGTGGATCGCTCTGGACAAACCGCTCAACATGACCTCGACCCAGGCTGTCGGCGCTATCAAGCGCATTTTCAATGTCAAGAAGGCCGGTCATGCCGGTACCCTTGATCCTTTGGCCTCCGGCTGCCTTCCAATCGCCATTGGCGAAGGCACCAAGACGGTTTCCTTCGTCATGGACGGCTACAAGGAATATGAATTCACGGTGCGCTGGGGAGAAGAGACCTCGACGGACGACGCGGAAGGCGAGTTGATCGACAGCTCGGCCCACCGTCCGACCGAAGAAGAAATCGAAGAAGCCCTTGAGCATTTTTCCGGCGAGATCATGCAGGTTCCCCCTGCCTTTTCCGCCATCAAGGTGAATGGTGAACGCGCCTATGATCTGGCGCGCGATGGCGAAGAAGTCAAACTTGCCGCCCGCCCGGTTACCATTCATCATCTCGAACTCCTCGAAGCACCGGACGAGGATACCGCAGTTTTTGTCGCCGAATGTTCCAAGGGCACCTATGTCAGGTCTCTGGCACGGGATATTGGGCGACATCTTGGAACGCGTGGCCATGTTGTGGCCCTGCGTCGGCTCATTTCAGGTCCATTTACCGAAGAAATGCTTATTTCGCTGGACGATCTGGAACAGTTGAGCCATAGTGCGCCCGGCGAGCCCGGGCTCGCCTCTGCCTTGCTTCCTGTTGAGACCGCGCTGGACGACATCCCGGCTCTGGCCATAAACAGGAATGCCGCAGCAAGATTACGCCGAGGACAATCGGTTTTGCTGCGTGGACAGGAGGCTCCGATCGACGGTCACGTCGCGGCCATGAATGCAGGATTGCTGGTGGCTATTTGTGAAGTGATCGAAGGAGAACTCTGGCCTAGGCGCGTTTTCAATCTGCCTGAGCATCCGCCTGTCTTTTCAAGCGATGCCGAGCCAAAAAACTAA
- the rbfA gene encoding 30S ribosome-binding factor RbfA — protein MGRSSRKGGGMPSQRQLRVGELVRKSLSECLTRGEIIDPFLEQFVISIPEVRMSPDLTLATAFVMPLGAPGEEKAIVDALNGHKKYLRGRLGRDLTLKHTPDLRFRYDETFDEASRIDALLDSPLVQRDLHHEDDASEDDIDEK, from the coding sequence ATGGGACGAAGTTCTCGCAAGGGCGGCGGCATGCCGTCCCAGCGCCAGTTGCGCGTAGGCGAACTGGTTCGAAAATCCTTATCTGAGTGCCTCACCAGAGGCGAGATCATCGATCCGTTTCTGGAGCAGTTCGTGATTTCCATTCCAGAAGTGCGCATGAGCCCGGATCTGACACTGGCAACCGCCTTTGTCATGCCGCTTGGTGCGCCGGGTGAAGAAAAAGCCATCGTGGATGCACTCAATGGCCACAAGAAATATCTGCGCGGCCGTCTGGGTCGTGACCTGACGCTCAAACACACCCCCGACTTGCGCTTTCGCTATGACGAAACCTTCGATGAGGCTTCGCGCATTGATGCGCTGCTCGATTCGCCCCTTGTTCAGAGAGATCTGCATCACGAAGACGATGCATCTGAAGACGATATTGACGAGAAGTAG
- the infB gene encoding translation initiation factor IF-2: MSNENSSDNNSPSEKKTLSLGKNVGQGTVRQSFSHGRSKAVVVEKRKRRFTAPGETKQTTGGKPAASEAAPKSADKPAAASGQPQNRGSDNRSGGGNGGNGANQGKGSGGRGQRQRNRNGNNQGQGNGGNNATGQRNLTSSENAKRLQALEAAKVRAREMEQRKKEEEAKRKVEAARKAEEEAKRKAEEEAAAVQKAKEEAEAKKAEDERKAREAAEAAKVETKPAKAPAEAKGDAQPRSKERAGKPADRAPRGDRPQGDRPARDAKPGADKRPAKPRGPRRDGDDDRSGARPGAKINRPQRGGARASAGEGFVAPDASVEAKPGAKTLKPVPKKPRPDDNARAATPAKPRSDAQRRRGKLTLTNALNADEQRERSLASMRRRRQKQKGAQHDAPREKVFREVVIPETITVQELAQRMTERAVDVIKILMKQGMMVKTVDVLDADTAQLVAEELGHTVKRVAASDVEEGLFDKKDAEDEMVSRPSVVTIMGHVDHGKTSLLDAIRHANVVRGEAGGITQHIGAYQVTQNDQKITFIDTPGHAAFTEMRARGAQSTDIVILVVAADDGVMPQTIEAINHAKAADVPIIVAVNKIDLPAADPTRVRNELLQHGVFVESMGGDVLEVEVSAKEKLHLEDLLDAILMQSELLELKANPNREADGIVVEAKLDKGRGPVATVLVQNGTLKVGDIVVAGEHWGKVRALIDDQGNKVEEAEPSKPVEILGFDAAPDAGDQFAVVETEGRAREITDYRIRKNKDLAAAKANRGSLEQMLSNLKESGDSQSFPLVIKGDVKGSVEAIIGALDGIGNEEVSAQILHSGVGGVTESDVTLAAASGAPIIAFNVRANVQAKQAAEQKGVEIRYYNIIYDLTDDVKAAMSGMLSPEVRETFIGYAEILEVFNITKVGKVAGCRVTEGVVERGTGVRLLRDDVVIHTGKLSTLKRFKDEVKEVRVGQECGMAFEGYQDLRAGDQIECFRVEEVARTL; this comes from the coding sequence ATGAGCAACGAAAACAGCAGCGACAACAATAGCCCGTCAGAGAAAAAGACATTGTCTCTGGGCAAAAATGTGGGGCAAGGCACCGTACGCCAGAGTTTTTCTCATGGCCGATCGAAGGCCGTTGTTGTTGAAAAACGAAAGCGGCGGTTCACTGCACCAGGTGAAACGAAGCAGACGACTGGCGGCAAGCCGGCAGCCAGCGAAGCTGCGCCCAAGTCTGCAGACAAGCCAGCCGCCGCTTCCGGTCAGCCGCAAAATCGCGGCTCGGATAACCGTTCGGGCGGTGGCAATGGTGGCAATGGCGCCAACCAGGGCAAAGGCTCGGGTGGTCGCGGCCAGCGCCAGCGCAATCGCAACGGCAATAATCAAGGTCAGGGCAACGGTGGCAACAATGCGACCGGTCAGCGCAATCTGACGTCTTCGGAAAATGCGAAACGCCTCCAGGCGCTTGAAGCGGCGAAAGTTCGCGCGCGCGAAATGGAGCAGCGTAAGAAGGAAGAAGAAGCCAAGCGCAAGGTTGAAGCTGCACGCAAAGCTGAAGAAGAAGCCAAACGCAAAGCCGAAGAAGAGGCCGCTGCAGTGCAGAAGGCCAAGGAAGAAGCTGAAGCGAAAAAAGCTGAAGATGAGCGTAAGGCTCGCGAAGCTGCTGAAGCGGCAAAAGTTGAGACCAAGCCAGCCAAGGCACCGGCCGAAGCCAAGGGTGATGCTCAGCCCCGCTCCAAGGAACGTGCAGGCAAACCGGCCGATCGCGCACCAAGAGGGGATCGTCCGCAAGGTGACCGCCCCGCACGCGATGCCAAGCCAGGTGCAGACAAACGTCCGGCCAAGCCACGCGGCCCTCGTCGCGATGGTGATGATGATCGCTCTGGTGCCCGTCCAGGCGCCAAGATCAACCGTCCGCAACGCGGTGGTGCGCGCGCCTCAGCTGGAGAAGGCTTTGTTGCTCCGGATGCTTCGGTGGAAGCAAAACCGGGGGCAAAAACCCTCAAGCCAGTACCCAAGAAGCCACGTCCTGACGACAATGCCCGGGCAGCCACGCCAGCCAAACCACGTTCTGACGCCCAGCGTCGTCGTGGCAAACTGACGCTGACCAACGCGCTTAATGCCGACGAGCAGCGCGAGCGTTCACTCGCTTCCATGCGCCGTCGACGTCAGAAACAAAAAGGTGCTCAGCATGATGCTCCGCGTGAAAAGGTCTTCCGCGAAGTGGTTATTCCTGAAACCATCACGGTGCAGGAACTGGCCCAGCGTATGACCGAACGCGCCGTCGACGTCATCAAGATCCTGATGAAACAGGGCATGATGGTCAAAACCGTCGATGTATTGGATGCAGACACCGCACAGCTGGTGGCCGAAGAATTGGGCCATACCGTAAAGCGTGTTGCCGCATCTGACGTTGAGGAAGGTCTGTTCGACAAGAAAGACGCCGAAGATGAAATGGTATCCCGTCCGTCTGTCGTGACCATCATGGGTCACGTCGACCACGGCAAGACCTCACTGCTTGATGCCATTCGTCATGCCAATGTGGTGCGCGGCGAAGCTGGCGGCATCACCCAGCATATCGGTGCCTATCAGGTTACACAGAATGATCAGAAGATCACCTTCATTGATACGCCAGGCCACGCTGCCTTTACCGAAATGCGTGCCCGTGGTGCCCAGTCGACCGATATCGTCATTCTCGTGGTTGCAGCAGACGATGGTGTCATGCCGCAGACCATTGAGGCGATCAACCACGCCAAGGCCGCTGATGTGCCAATTATCGTGGCCGTGAACAAGATCGATCTGCCTGCAGCAGATCCGACCCGTGTTCGCAATGAGTTGCTTCAGCATGGTGTGTTTGTTGAAAGCATGGGCGGTGACGTTCTCGAAGTTGAAGTTTCGGCCAAGGAAAAGCTGCATCTGGAAGATCTTCTCGATGCTATCCTGATGCAGTCCGAACTGCTTGAACTCAAGGCCAACCCGAACAGGGAAGCCGATGGGATCGTGGTTGAAGCCAAGCTCGACAAAGGTCGTGGCCCAGTGGCAACGGTTCTGGTGCAGAATGGTACCCTCAAGGTTGGTGACATCGTTGTTGCCGGTGAGCATTGGGGTAAGGTTCGCGCACTGATCGACGATCAAGGCAATAAGGTTGAAGAGGCAGAGCCGTCCAAACCGGTCGAGATTCTGGGCTTTGATGCCGCTCCTGACGCTGGTGACCAGTTCGCTGTTGTTGAAACCGAAGGCCGCGCTCGCGAGATCACGGATTATCGTATCCGTAAGAACAAGGATCTTGCCGCAGCCAAGGCCAACCGCGGTTCTTTGGAACAGATGCTGAGCAACCTGAAGGAAAGCGGCGACAGCCAGTCCTTCCCGCTTGTCATCAAGGGCGATGTGAAAGGCTCAGTGGAAGCCATTATCGGCGCATTGGACGGCATCGGCAACGAAGAGGTTTCTGCACAGATCCTGCATTCCGGTGTTGGTGGTGTGACCGAATCCGATGTGACCCTCGCGGCTGCATCCGGCGCTCCGATCATCGCCTTCAACGTCCGTGCAAACGTGCAGGCCAAGCAGGCTGCCGAGCAGAAAGGCGTCGAAATCCGCTACTATAACATCATCTACGATTTGACCGATGATGTGAAAGCGGCGATGTCCGGTATGCTCAGCCCAGAAGTTCGCGAAACCTTCATCGGTTATGCGGAAATTCTGGAAGTGTTCAACATCACCAAGGTCGGCAAGGTTGCTGGCTGTCGCGTCACCGAAGGTGTCGTGGAACGTGGTACAGGCGTGCGTCTGCTGCGTGATGATGTTGTGATCCATACTGGCAAATTGTCGACCCTCAAGCGCTTCAAGGACGAAGTCAAGGAAGTGCGTGTCGGACAGGAATGCGGTATGGCCTTCGAAGGCTATCAGGATCTGCGCGCTGGCGACCAGATCGAATGCTTCCGTGTGGAAGAAGTCGCCCGGACGCTCTAA
- a CDS encoding RNA-binding protein, whose translation MPQKSEQTTRQCLVTRESLPKDRMIRFVLAPDLSVVPDLKMRLPGRGVWVTARHDLVKQAADKGLFARGFKQKVPKCDGLAELVAELMEKGCLSSLSMTRKAGQIVTGFAKVETSIAQRGAIGLIHAADAAEDGQKKLSQAVRRHYGSDCELPIVRRFSAEALSNALGYGNVVHAALIAGSASKSFIKQVAVLEAYLQPSEPDSNSGPDDRTAGQAS comes from the coding sequence GTGCCGCAAAAGAGCGAACAGACAACAAGACAATGTCTGGTAACACGGGAAAGTCTTCCCAAGGACCGAATGATACGGTTTGTGCTGGCTCCTGATCTCAGCGTTGTTCCAGACTTGAAAATGCGGTTACCCGGACGGGGCGTCTGGGTGACAGCAAGGCATGATCTGGTGAAGCAAGCCGCAGACAAAGGACTGTTTGCGCGCGGTTTCAAACAGAAAGTGCCAAAGTGCGACGGCTTGGCAGAGCTTGTCGCAGAGCTGATGGAAAAGGGGTGTTTATCATCCCTATCCATGACGCGAAAAGCCGGACAGATCGTGACCGGCTTTGCAAAGGTAGAAACGTCCATTGCGCAAAGGGGTGCAATTGGACTAATACATGCGGCAGATGCTGCAGAAGACGGACAGAAAAAACTGTCCCAGGCCGTACGGCGCCATTATGGCAGCGACTGCGAACTGCCCATTGTTCGCAGATTCAGCGCTGAGGCGTTAAGTAACGCGCTTGGATACGGAAATGTGGTACATGCTGCCTTGATCGCCGGTTCGGCGAGCAAGAGCTTCATCAAACAGGTTGCGGTGCTGGAAGCCTACTTGCAACCAAGTGAACCGGATTCTAACAGCGGTCCGGACGACCGAACCGCTGGACAGGCCTCCTGA